DNA sequence from the Alkaliphilus metalliredigens QYMF genome:
TGACTCGGTGGTGTAATGCTTCCTCTAGTTTCAACAGTCTTTGAGATTCCTCTTCCTGTAACTTCATTACAGGAACGCCGGTCCAGCTTGAAACAATTTGCGCAATTTCCTCTGCTCCAACAATTCCATTGCGGTTTTCCTTAGAACTTTTCCATTTTCTTTGAGCTGAATCTAGATCTTCCCTGGATTTCTTTTCTTCATCTCTAATTTTTGCCGCCCTTTCAAAGTCCTGTATGCTAATTGCTTCTTCCTTCTCTTTGGCTAATTTTTCAATGTTATCTTCTAGGGTCCTCAAATTAGGTGGTGCTGTGACAGTTTCAATTCTAATCTTAGAAGCAGCTTCATCAATTAAATCAATGGCTTTATCAGGTAAATAACGATCCATAATATATCTATCCGACAGTTCCGCTGCAGCTTCTAATGCTTCATCTGTAATCTTAACTCTGTGATGAGCTTCATAGCGGTCCCTTAGTCCCGCTAAAATTTTGATTGTATCTTCGACCGTAGGCTCTTCTACAGTAATCGGTTGAAATCTCCTCTCTAAAGCTGCATCCTTTTCAAAGTGCTTTCTAAATTCATCTAATGTAGTGGCTCCAATCACTTGCAATTCTCCTCTTGCTAAGGCTGGTTTCAATATATTAGCAGCATCCATGGCACCTTCCGCTGCACCTGCTCCTATAATGGTATGAATTTCGTCAATAAAGAGGATGACATCAGTTGAATCCCTTAATTCTGTCATGATTTTTTTCATTCGTTCTTCGAATTCTCCTCGGTATTTAGTCCCCGCAATCATCGAAGCCACATCTAAGTTAACCACTCTTTTCCCCGTTAGCATTTCAGGTACATTGCCTTCTTCAATTTTCTGTGCCAATCCCTCTGCAATAGCTGTTTTTCCTACCCCTGGCTCCCCAATGAGACACGGATTGTTTTTTGTTCTACGACTTAATACTTGAATCACTCTGTCAATTTCTATTCTTCTTCCGATGATTGGGTCTAATTTTCCTTCACGGCTCATTTCGTTTAAGTCTCTGCCATATTGATCCAGTGCTGGTGTATTTCCCTTGGGACTAGTCTTTGGTTTAGCCGTGTTCGGGTGACTTCCAGCACTATTAATAATTTTTATGACTTCCTCTCGGGCTTTTTTTAGATCAACTCCTAATTCAATCAATACTTTTGCCGCTATCCCTTCTCCCTCTCGAATCAAACCTAATAATAAGTGTTCGGTTCCAATATAGCTTTGATTTAAGCTTCGGGTTTCAGCAAAACTCAATTCAAAAACACGTTTTGTTCTTGGTGTAAATCCTAACAGTTCTCCACTATTTTCTCCGGTTCCCACATAGGAAACAACTTTTTTCTTTAACTGATCGCTTGCTACCCCCAAATTTTTCAATGCCTGAAAGGCAACACCTTCCCCTTCATCTATCAGTCCTAAAAGCAAGTGCTCGGTTCCTACATAATTATGTCCTAATGCTTGAGCTGCCTGCTGCGATAATACAATTACTTTTTGTGCTCTTTCCGTAAATTTACCAAACATAGCCATATCTCATTCCTCCTAAGCTAGTGATTCTCTCGTTATTTGTGCTCGTTTAATATCTCTTGCCTCTTCTGTTAAGGACTCCTGAAAGTGTTTCTGTAAATATCCAGGTTGAATCATCATCATTAGTTGATTCAATTGCTCTAGTTTAATATCCTCTACTAATTTCAAATTAATGCCTAGCTTTACGTCTGAAATCAATTGCATTGCTTCACTTGAAGATAAAATTCGAGCATTTTTCATAATTCCCAAAGATCGAAACACCCTATCCTCTACTGCTACTTTGTTACCTGATAAAAGATTCTCTCTTGTCATACGTTCTTTGTGAATAATTTGCATGACGACATCCTTTAGGTGTTGAACTATTTCCTCTTCCGTTCTTCCCAATGTAACCTGATTAGAAATCTGGTATAGATTACCTGCAAATTCACTTCCCTCTCCATAAATTCCTCGAATTGCTAAACCAATTTGACTTGCAGCCTGTAATACCCTTTGGATAGATCTAGATAATGTTAGTGCTGGTAAATGCATCATAACCGAAGCTCGAATTCCCGTTCCTAAATTTGTAGGACAAGAGGTCAAATATCCTAAGTCTTCATTAAAAGCAAATTCAATTTTTTCCTCTAATAAATTATCAATTTCATCTCCTAGCTCCCAAAGAGTTTCTAATTGTAACCCTGGCAATAGGCACTGAATTCGAATATGATCCTCTTCATTCATCATAATGCTAATGGTTTCCTCCTGATTGATAAAAACACTTCCCCCTTGAAAGCTTCGGGCTAAATGAGGACTAATTAAATGCTTTTCTACATAATTCAATCTTTCTACTTGATCCATATCGTTCATTTTCAACAACATCAATTGATTCTTTAAAGTATGGTCTCCTTCCATTAGAGCTTTATACACTTGCTGGTTTACACTATCAGCACCATCTTCTGATAAACGATGAGGAAAGGGAATGCCTTTAATATTTCGAGCAATTCTAATCCTACTACTGACAACAATATCCGACTCTGGACCCGTATCCTTTATCCACTTTGTCATCTTAACCCCTCCTAGCTCCCTTGGATTTGCTCTTCTACACCCCGTATTTGATCTCTTATTTCAGCTGCACTTTCGAATGCCTCAGTTTCTATTGCTTCCCTGAGTTGCCCCTTCAGTTGTCTTAATTGTTTTTTAAGACGAATGACTCCACCGGCCCTTTTAGGTACCTTTCCCACGTGGTGAATATTTCCATGTATTTTTTTTAGCAATGGAATAAGCTGCTCATTAAATTCTTCATAACAATGATCACACCCTAAACGTCCGTTTTCTTTAAAGTGATGATATGTATTACCACATTGCTCACAGCGTATATTCTCAACATACTTCACTTGAAATTGTGAGTCTAAACCCGTGTCCAATAGTCCACCTAAAAAGTTATGAATTGAAAAAGGATGCTCTACGTTTAAGGCTTCATTATTTTGTGCACACTGTTGGCATAAATAAACTTCTTCTTTTTTTCCATTAGTCATCTTTCTCATATGAATAGTTGCATTTTTAGCTTGACAGCGTTGACAAATCATAGGTGTTCCACCTTCTCCCCTTAAATAATAATGATATCCTGACTTTATTATAAATATTTATGCGATTATAATCAAACCTGGCTTATTACAATAATTCCTCAATCCGACTTAAAATAAACAGTTTTTGAAAATTAAATTCCTCTCGCTGTATCTTTCAAGTATTTTGGTCTCATTTTATAGTATACTTACCCCTAATTCCTTGATTCAAATAAAAAAGGCAAACAACCTGGATAAAATCTAAAAGCATGTGCCCCAGAAGGCACATGCTTAAGTTAATTTATTCTCTATCCGCCTGGGCAGCTTCCACTACTTTTTCTGCGATGCTTTGTGGTACTTCTTCATATCTTGAGAACTCCATTTGGAAGGATCCTCTAGCCTGTGTCATAGACCGTAAGTCAGTGGCATATTTAAACATCTCTGATTGAGGAACTTCTGCAATAACTAGTTGAGCTCCCTTAGGCTGTGGCTCCATCCCTAAAATTCTACCTCTTCGTTTGTTGAGATCTCCCATGATATCTCCCATGTATTCCTCTGGTACAAATACATTCACCTTTACTACAGGCTCTAGCAGCACTGGCTTTGCTTCTTCTACACCCTTCTTAAAGGCAAGGGATGCTGCAATTTTAAAGGCCAT
Encoded proteins:
- a CDS encoding ATP-dependent Clp protease ATP-binding subunit — translated: MAMFGKFTERAQKVIVLSQQAAQALGHNYVGTEHLLLGLIDEGEGVAFQALKNLGVASDQLKKKVVSYVGTGENSGELLGFTPRTKRVFELSFAETRSLNQSYIGTEHLLLGLIREGEGIAAKVLIELGVDLKKAREEVIKIINSAGSHPNTAKPKTSPKGNTPALDQYGRDLNEMSREGKLDPIIGRRIEIDRVIQVLSRRTKNNPCLIGEPGVGKTAIAEGLAQKIEEGNVPEMLTGKRVVNLDVASMIAGTKYRGEFEERMKKIMTELRDSTDVILFIDEIHTIIGAGAAEGAMDAANILKPALARGELQVIGATTLDEFRKHFEKDAALERRFQPITVEEPTVEDTIKILAGLRDRYEAHHRVKITDEALEAAAELSDRYIMDRYLPDKAIDLIDEAASKIRIETVTAPPNLRTLEDNIEKLAKEKEEAISIQDFERAAKIRDEEKKSREDLDSAQRKWKSSKENRNGIVGAEEIAQIVSSWTGVPVMKLQEEESQRLLKLEEALHHRVIGQEPAVKSISQAIRRARVGLKDPKRPIGSFIFLGPTGVGKTELSRALAEVMFGDEDAMIRIDMSEYMEKHTVSRLIGSPPGYVGFNEGGQLTEKVRRKPYSVVLFDEIEKAHPDVFNVLLQILDDGRLTDAQGRMINFKNTVIIMTSNVGAHTIKKQRILGFSATVEDQAKNEYEKMKENVMDELRKTFRPEFLNRIDDSIVFHGLEREHIHQIVDLMIGDLKKRLKALNINIEVTEATKNHIVDQGFDPQYGARPLKRAIQKIVEDPLSEELLQGTIRNGQTVNVDYQGEKLLINAL
- a CDS encoding protein arginine kinase, with translation MTKWIKDTGPESDIVVSSRIRIARNIKGIPFPHRLSEDGADSVNQQVYKALMEGDHTLKNQLMLLKMNDMDQVERLNYVEKHLISPHLARSFQGGSVFINQEETISIMMNEEDHIRIQCLLPGLQLETLWELGDEIDNLLEEKIEFAFNEDLGYLTSCPTNLGTGIRASVMMHLPALTLSRSIQRVLQAASQIGLAIRGIYGEGSEFAGNLYQISNQVTLGRTEEEIVQHLKDVVMQIIHKERMTRENLLSGNKVAVEDRVFRSLGIMKNARILSSSEAMQLISDVKLGINLKLVEDIKLEQLNQLMMMIQPGYLQKHFQESLTEEARDIKRAQITRESLA
- a CDS encoding UvrB/UvrC motif-containing protein, translating into MICQRCQAKNATIHMRKMTNGKKEEVYLCQQCAQNNEALNVEHPFSIHNFLGGLLDTGLDSQFQVKYVENIRCEQCGNTYHHFKENGRLGCDHCYEEFNEQLIPLLKKIHGNIHHVGKVPKRAGGVIRLKKQLRQLKGQLREAIETEAFESAAEIRDQIRGVEEQIQGS